One region of Nitrosopumilaceae archaeon genomic DNA includes:
- a CDS encoding FAD/NAD(P)-binding oxidoreductase, with protein MILGGGFGGLAAANELRQNLSSEVKITVIDKKDYFMMDLVKLWILNGTREFEYSKKPLQTITKKGIDFINEEIIKINPQNKTITISSKELPYDYLIIALGVELAPEQIPGLSNNGLILYELKDIPKIRDAIKRIKSGKIAMAIMGLPYKCPPAPYEAALLIRSMLIDTGTSDSVKIDFYSPTPITLPAGGPQVSEELLQLLKSKNIEFHGSQKTISVGPKTLKFEESVAGFDLLIAVPPHKAPLVVVEAGFAEKGKFIAVDRTCKTNFENVYAIGDVNQIMVTDKIAVPKAGIFAEEEGVTVARNIISKIKSEQEKEIFDGKGGCFVEVGKKVAGYLQVDMFATPNPTTILQQPSEEHFADKEKFEKDRLAKWL; from the coding sequence TTGATTCTAGGTGGGGGATTTGGCGGTCTTGCTGCAGCAAATGAGCTAAGACAAAATCTTTCATCCGAAGTCAAAATTACTGTAATTGACAAAAAGGATTATTTCATGATGGATCTGGTGAAACTATGGATTCTAAATGGAACTAGAGAATTTGAATATTCAAAGAAACCTTTGCAAACAATAACAAAAAAGGGAATTGATTTTATCAACGAGGAAATCATCAAGATTAATCCACAAAACAAAACCATTACTATATCATCAAAAGAATTACCATATGATTATCTGATAATTGCACTTGGAGTTGAGCTTGCACCAGAACAAATTCCAGGTCTTTCAAATAATGGATTAATCTTGTATGAGCTAAAGGATATACCAAAAATTCGTGATGCAATAAAGAGAATAAAATCAGGCAAGATAGCAATGGCAATAATGGGCTTGCCTTACAAATGTCCGCCAGCTCCCTATGAGGCAGCTCTTCTCATAAGATCGATGTTAATAGATACTGGTACCAGCGATTCTGTAAAAATTGATTTTTACAGTCCAACTCCAATAACACTTCCTGCAGGTGGCCCTCAAGTGAGCGAAGAACTATTGCAACTTTTAAAATCAAAAAACATAGAGTTTCATGGATCACAAAAAACAATCTCTGTTGGACCAAAGACACTAAAGTTTGAAGAATCTGTAGCCGGTTTTGATCTTCTTATCGCAGTTCCGCCACACAAAGCTCCATTAGTGGTAGTTGAAGCGGGTTTTGCAGAAAAGGGAAAATTCATTGCAGTTGACAGAACATGCAAAACAAATTTTGAAAATGTCTATGCAATAGGTGATGTGAATCAAATCATGGTTACAGATAAAATTGCGGTTCCAAAGGCAGGAATCTTTGCAGAAGAAGAAGGCGTTACCGTTGCTAGAAATATCATATCAAAAATAAAAAGCGAACAAGAAAAAGAGATCTTTGATGGTAAGGGAGGATGTTTTGTAGAGGTTGGCAAAAAAGTTGCAGGATATCTGCAAGTAGACATGTTTGCTACTCCAAATCCAACCACAATACTCCAGCAACCATCAGAAGAACACTTTGCAGACAAAGAAAAATTTGAAAAAGACAGACTAGCAAAGTGGCTGTAA
- a CDS encoding SDR family oxidoreductase: MLKDKVAIVTGASSGIGYATALSLAKAGAKVAIAARRTQRLEELQKEITKNGTECIVVPCDVTKRKDCQALIDAVIKKWNKIDILINNAGIMPLSFVKNLKVDEWEQMVDVNIKGVLFCTAAAVSHMISQNSGHIVNISSIAGRVVFPSGSVYCATKYAVRAFSEGLRQELSARNKIRVTTIEPGIVATELTNTITDKSLEAFVKQSKEIEALQAEDIANSIMFALESPLRMNVNEITVRPTTQER; this comes from the coding sequence ATGTTAAAAGATAAAGTAGCAATTGTAACTGGTGCAAGTAGTGGAATAGGTTATGCTACCGCATTATCTCTTGCAAAAGCAGGCGCAAAGGTAGCAATTGCTGCCAGAAGAACCCAACGATTAGAGGAATTACAAAAAGAGATTACAAAAAATGGTACTGAATGTATTGTTGTACCATGTGATGTGACAAAACGCAAGGACTGTCAAGCACTAATTGATGCTGTAATAAAAAAATGGAATAAAATAGATATTTTGATAAATAATGCTGGAATCATGCCTCTAAGTTTTGTGAAGAATCTCAAAGTAGACGAGTGGGAGCAAATGGTTGATGTCAACATCAAAGGAGTGCTTTTTTGTACAGCCGCTGCTGTCTCACACATGATTAGCCAGAATTCTGGCCATATCGTGAATATTTCATCAATTGCGGGCAGAGTTGTATTTCCATCAGGTAGTGTTTATTGTGCAACAAAATATGCAGTAAGAGCTTTCAGCGAAGGATTACGACAAGAACTAAGTGCAAGAAACAAAATTCGAGTAACAACAATAGAACCAGGTATTGTAGCAACCGAACTTACCAACACCATTACTGACAAATCACTAGAGGCTTTTGTAAAACAATCAAAAGAAATTGAAGCACTACAAGCAGAAGACATTGCAAACTCGATTATGTTTGCATTAGAATCTCCATTGCGTATGAACGTTAATGAAATTACAGTAAGGCCAACAACACAAGAAAGATAG
- a CDS encoding AN1-type zinc finger protein, translating into MEEFDCAYCGEKQDLPFECNYCKDKFCAEHRLPETHRCVKLHQIRAKRFGQNSVKRDKGIGRQSIFKKVLNKFRN; encoded by the coding sequence ATGGAAGAGTTTGACTGTGCATATTGTGGTGAAAAACAGGATCTGCCTTTTGAATGCAATTACTGCAAAGACAAATTCTGTGCCGAACACAGGCTACCAGAGACTCACAGATGTGTCAAGCTACATCAGATCAGAGCAAAAAGATTTGGCCAAAATAGTGTAAAGCGAGATAAGGGAATTGGGCGTCAAAGTATTTTTAAAAAAGTTTTGAACAAGTTTCGTAATTAG
- a CDS encoding aquaporin, with protein sequence MSQVSRLSGLSSNQKKFFAELIGTFVVVVFATGSVVLDAKYVGTFGLWFVALAPAVAVALMVYAFGKVSMAHFNPAVTIGYLVTKHMPRNLLLVYFAAEIIGALLASIFVKYVIGTEANLGANAPDYNFPLPLIFGVEVLTTALLMAVILVVVHTKGLRGFSGIAIGGIIGLDIFFLSFISGASMNPARSLAPALVSGYLNDLWLYWTATFVGSGIVGFIYRKKFVKLV encoded by the coding sequence TTGTCGCAAGTCTCTAGGTTAAGCGGCTTATCGTCTAACCAAAAAAAATTCTTTGCTGAATTAATTGGTACGTTTGTTGTAGTTGTATTTGCTACAGGTTCAGTAGTTCTAGATGCAAAATATGTGGGAACATTTGGTTTATGGTTTGTTGCACTAGCACCTGCGGTTGCTGTCGCTTTGATGGTTTATGCTTTTGGAAAAGTTTCAATGGCACATTTCAATCCTGCAGTAACAATTGGTTATCTTGTTACAAAACACATGCCAAGAAATCTCTTACTAGTATATTTTGCTGCAGAAATAATTGGTGCATTATTAGCAAGTATTTTTGTGAAATACGTGATAGGTACAGAGGCAAATCTAGGAGCAAACGCGCCAGATTATAATTTTCCTTTACCTCTCATATTTGGCGTTGAAGTTCTGACTACAGCATTATTGATGGCAGTGATTCTGGTAGTTGTACATACGAAGGGATTAAGAGGATTTAGCGGGATTGCCATAGGCGGCATAATAGGTCTTGATATTTTCTTCTTGTCGTTTATCTCAGGTGCATCTATGAATCCAGCCAGATCTTTAGCACCAGCTCTAGTATCCGGTTATCTTAATGATCTCTGGTTGTATTGGACTGCAACCTTTGTTGGTTCTGGAATTGTTGGATTTATTTACAGAAAAAAATTTGTAAAATTAGTTTGA